From the Leifsonia sp. AG29 genome, one window contains:
- a CDS encoding ABC transporter ATP-binding protein: MADSVLRLSDVSVVRDGNTVLQGIDWAVQPDERWVILGRNGAGKTTLLQIAAASLHPTSGEATLLGEAVGRSDLAELRPMLGFASSALARRIPRGEKVLDVVMTAAYAVTGRWNEVYEEIDERRARRVLAEWHLDHLADRTFGSLSDGEQKRVQIARSVMTDPEILLLDEPAASLDLGGREELLQLLGGYARDPKSPAIVMVTHHVEEIPQGFNRALLLKEGRVAAQGPLAEVLTGENLSEAFGVDVEISEVDGRYAARARQSATD; encoded by the coding sequence ATGGCCGACAGCGTTCTCAGACTCTCCGACGTGTCCGTTGTGCGGGACGGCAACACCGTCCTCCAGGGAATCGACTGGGCGGTCCAGCCGGACGAGCGGTGGGTCATCCTCGGGCGGAACGGCGCCGGAAAGACGACGCTGCTGCAGATCGCGGCCGCGTCCCTCCACCCCACCTCCGGCGAGGCGACGCTCCTCGGCGAGGCGGTGGGCCGCAGCGACCTGGCCGAGCTGCGACCGATGCTGGGCTTCGCCTCCAGTGCGCTGGCACGGCGCATCCCGCGCGGTGAGAAGGTGCTCGACGTCGTGATGACCGCGGCGTACGCGGTCACCGGCCGCTGGAACGAGGTCTACGAGGAGATCGACGAGCGCCGCGCCCGTCGCGTGCTCGCCGAGTGGCACCTCGACCACCTCGCCGACCGCACCTTCGGCAGCCTGTCCGACGGCGAGCAGAAGCGCGTGCAGATCGCCCGGTCGGTGATGACCGACCCCGAGATCCTGCTGCTCGACGAGCCGGCCGCGAGCCTCGACCTCGGCGGCCGGGAGGAGCTCCTCCAGCTGCTCGGCGGCTACGCGCGCGACCCGAAGTCGCCCGCGATCGTGATGGTGACCCACCACGTCGAGGAGATCCCGCAGGGCTTCAACCGTGCGCTGCTCCTCAAGGAGGGGCGCGTCGCGGCGCAAGGACCGCTCGCCGAGGTCCTCACCGGCGAGAACCTGAGCGAGGCCTTCGGGGTCGACGTCGAGATCAGCGAGGTCGACGGCCGGTACGCCGCGCGCGCGCGGCAGTCCGCGACCGACTGA
- the glgA gene encoding glycogen synthase produces MRVDLLTREYPPDIYGGAGVHVTELVRALRADTEVLVRCFGEEREEAGTFAYRVPEELRKANGAIATLGVDLQMAQDAGGADVVHSHTWYANHAGHLAKLLHGVPHVITAHSLEPLRPWKAEQLGGGYRVSSWIEQTAYASADMIIAVSEGMRRDILAAYPFLDPARVTVIYNGIDLERWTPLHDDERARALGIDPERPAVVFVGRITRQKGLPYLLRAARSLPPEVQLILCAGAPDTDEIMAEVTGLVEQLQRERDGVVWIDRLLPNDELRIALTASTVFVCPSIYEPLGIVNLEAMACGLPVVGTATGGIPEVIVDGVTGRLVPIQQLQDGTGTPTDPERFVADLAAALTEVVSDPVRAAEMGRAGRERAETSFSWTAIAEQTRDVYRSLAPSEAAGAAD; encoded by the coding sequence ATGCGCGTCGACCTTCTGACCCGGGAGTATCCACCGGACATCTACGGGGGTGCAGGGGTCCACGTCACCGAGCTCGTCCGGGCCCTCCGCGCCGACACGGAGGTGCTGGTCCGCTGTTTCGGCGAGGAGCGTGAGGAGGCCGGCACCTTCGCATACCGCGTTCCCGAGGAGCTCCGGAAGGCGAACGGAGCCATCGCGACGCTCGGCGTCGACCTCCAGATGGCGCAGGACGCCGGGGGAGCGGACGTCGTCCACTCGCACACCTGGTATGCGAATCATGCGGGCCACCTCGCGAAGCTCCTCCACGGTGTTCCCCACGTCATCACCGCGCACAGCCTCGAGCCGCTGCGTCCGTGGAAGGCCGAGCAGCTGGGCGGCGGCTACCGGGTGTCCAGCTGGATCGAGCAGACGGCGTACGCCTCGGCGGACATGATCATCGCGGTGAGCGAGGGCATGCGGCGCGACATCCTCGCGGCCTACCCGTTCCTCGACCCGGCCCGGGTGACGGTGATCTACAACGGGATCGACCTCGAGCGCTGGACGCCGCTCCACGACGACGAGCGGGCTCGAGCGCTGGGCATCGACCCGGAGCGCCCGGCCGTCGTCTTCGTCGGCCGGATCACCCGCCAGAAGGGCTTGCCGTACCTGCTGCGCGCTGCGCGCAGCCTCCCTCCGGAGGTGCAGCTGATCCTGTGCGCCGGCGCCCCCGACACCGACGAGATCATGGCCGAGGTCACCGGACTCGTCGAACAGCTCCAGCGCGAGCGCGACGGCGTCGTCTGGATCGACCGGCTGCTGCCGAACGACGAGCTGCGGATCGCGCTCACCGCCTCCACGGTCTTCGTCTGCCCGTCGATCTACGAACCGCTCGGGATCGTCAACCTGGAGGCGATGGCCTGCGGGCTCCCGGTCGTCGGCACCGCCACGGGAGGCATCCCGGAGGTCATCGTCGACGGCGTCACGGGTCGCCTCGTCCCCATCCAGCAGCTGCAGGACGGCACCGGCACCCCCACCGACCCGGAGCGCTTCGTGGCCGACCTGGCGGCGGCGCTGACGGAGGTGGTCTCGGACCCCGTGCGCGCCGCCGAGATGGGCCGCGCCGGACGTGAACGCGCCGAGACGTCGTTCAGCTGGACGGCCATCGCGGAGCAGACGCGCGACGTCTATCGCTCGCTCGCGCCGTCGGAAGCCGCGGGCGCGGCCGACTAG
- a CDS encoding type B 50S ribosomal protein L31 encodes MKTGIHPDYAPVVFRDLASGATFLTRSTRSSDKTIEWEDGNTYPVIDVEISSESHPFYTGKQRILDSAGRVEKFNSRYKNFGKN; translated from the coding sequence ATGAAGACTGGCATCCACCCCGACTACGCCCCCGTGGTTTTCCGCGACCTGGCCTCGGGTGCGACGTTCCTCACCCGTTCCACCCGCTCCAGCGACAAGACCATCGAGTGGGAGGACGGCAACACCTACCCGGTGATCGACGTCGAGATCTCGTCCGAGTCGCACCCGTTCTACACGGGCAAGCAGCGCATCCTCGACTCGGCCGGTCGCGTCGAGAAGTTCAACTCGCGCTACAAGAACTTCGGCAAGAACTAA
- the glgC gene encoding glucose-1-phosphate adenylyltransferase, translated as MAAGKKIFGIVLAGGEGKRLMPLTADRAKPAVPFGGQYRLIDFALSNLINSQLRQIVVLTQYKSHSLDRHVSQTWRLDGMLNSYIASVPAQQRLGKRWFSGSADAILQSLNLLRDERPDIVVVVGADHVYRMDFGQMIQAHVDSGAAATVAAIRQPISLADQFGVIEVDGARPDRIAAFREKPKDPVGLPDSPDEVLASMGNYVFDADALIDAVIRDGDKPDSNHDMGGDIIPDFVSRDEAAVYDFNNNDVPGATDRDRYYWRDVGTIDSFFEAHQDLISTLPVFNLYNRSWPIFSQVLNSPPAKIVRDGRGALGTTIDSIVSLGSVISGAHLERSVLGPWAKVDSGAKVVDSVVFDRAIIEPNAFVGRAILDKDVVVAEGARIGVDQERDRARGFTVTESGITVVGKGVHVVP; from the coding sequence ATGGCAGCAGGGAAGAAGATCTTCGGCATCGTCCTCGCGGGCGGAGAGGGCAAGCGGCTCATGCCGTTGACAGCGGACCGGGCCAAGCCCGCCGTCCCGTTCGGCGGGCAGTACCGGCTCATCGACTTCGCTCTGTCGAACCTCATCAACTCGCAGCTGCGCCAGATCGTCGTCCTGACCCAGTACAAGTCCCACTCGCTCGACCGTCACGTCTCGCAGACCTGGCGGCTCGACGGCATGCTGAACTCGTACATCGCCTCCGTGCCGGCGCAACAGCGCCTCGGGAAGCGCTGGTTCAGCGGGTCGGCCGATGCGATCCTCCAGAGCCTCAACCTCCTCCGAGACGAGCGCCCCGACATCGTCGTCGTCGTCGGCGCAGACCACGTCTACCGGATGGACTTCGGGCAGATGATCCAGGCACACGTCGACTCCGGAGCCGCGGCCACCGTCGCCGCGATCCGCCAGCCGATCTCACTCGCCGACCAGTTCGGCGTCATCGAGGTCGACGGTGCGAGGCCTGACCGGATCGCCGCGTTCCGCGAGAAGCCGAAGGACCCGGTGGGCCTGCCGGACTCGCCGGATGAGGTGCTCGCCTCCATGGGCAACTACGTCTTCGATGCCGACGCGCTCATCGACGCCGTGATCCGCGACGGCGACAAGCCGGACTCGAACCACGACATGGGCGGCGACATCATCCCGGACTTCGTCTCGCGCGACGAGGCCGCGGTGTACGACTTCAACAACAACGACGTCCCCGGTGCGACCGATCGCGACCGCTACTACTGGCGGGACGTCGGGACCATCGACTCGTTCTTCGAGGCCCACCAGGACCTCATCTCGACGCTCCCGGTCTTCAACCTCTACAACCGGTCCTGGCCGATCTTCAGCCAGGTGCTCAACTCGCCGCCCGCGAAGATCGTGCGCGACGGCCGCGGCGCCCTCGGCACGACGATCGACTCGATCGTGTCGCTCGGCTCGGTGATCTCGGGCGCGCATCTCGAGCGCAGCGTCCTCGGACCGTGGGCGAAGGTCGACTCCGGCGCGAAGGTCGTCGACTCGGTGGTGTTCGACCGGGCGATCATCGAGCCCAACGCGTTCGTCGGCCGCGCCATCCTCGACAAGGACGTCGTCGTCGCCGAGGGCGCCCGCATCGGCGTCGACCAGGAGCGCGACCGCGCACGCGGCTTCACCGTGACGGAATCCGGCATCACCGTGGTCGGAAAGGGAGTCCACGTCGTCCCATGA
- a CDS encoding patatin-like phospholipase family protein has protein sequence MNSPTSSPHSDPAHTRTGSTARPAERALVLGGGGSTGNAWLIGVVAGLAQGGLDVTAAELTVGTSAGATAAAQLAGASPAGLYRASLVAPPPRPAPPSNSGGASPARPAVTGVHRVQSIIDSAHDMDDMRRRMSASALELDAESDGSWSERWRAIAAGRLPGRDWPERRVLITAVDARTSLPVVFDRDSGIDIADAVAASTSSGLPLRLGDDRYIDGGFRINAENADLAAGAGRVLVLSPLGGRSLTPERWGVHLSTQLDTVRASGSDVRLVSPTAEAEPLFGVNGMDLSLRPAAARAGFEQGLDLAPALTPFWS, from the coding sequence ATGAACTCCCCCACCTCTTCACCGCATTCCGACCCGGCGCACACGCGAACGGGGTCCACCGCACGGCCCGCTGAACGGGCACTCGTCCTCGGCGGAGGCGGCTCCACCGGCAACGCGTGGCTGATCGGCGTGGTCGCCGGCCTCGCCCAAGGCGGCCTCGACGTCACAGCCGCCGAGTTGACCGTCGGGACATCTGCGGGGGCCACCGCAGCCGCACAGCTGGCGGGCGCGTCTCCCGCAGGCCTTTACCGAGCGTCCCTGGTCGCTCCCCCGCCGCGACCCGCTCCCCCGTCGAACTCCGGAGGCGCGTCGCCCGCGAGGCCCGCGGTCACCGGCGTGCACCGCGTGCAGAGCATCATCGATTCCGCACACGACATGGACGACATGCGCCGGCGCATGAGCGCCTCCGCACTCGAATTGGACGCCGAGTCCGACGGCTCCTGGTCGGAGCGGTGGCGGGCCATCGCCGCCGGGCGCCTCCCGGGCCGCGACTGGCCCGAGAGACGCGTGCTGATCACCGCGGTCGATGCGCGCACCTCCCTCCCGGTCGTGTTCGACAGGGACAGCGGCATCGACATCGCCGACGCGGTCGCGGCCAGCACGTCGAGCGGGCTCCCCCTCCGGCTGGGCGACGACCGTTACATCGACGGCGGCTTCCGGATCAATGCGGAGAACGCGGACCTCGCCGCGGGCGCCGGCCGGGTGCTCGTGCTGTCGCCGCTCGGCGGACGTTCGCTGACTCCGGAGCGGTGGGGCGTGCACCTCTCGACGCAGCTCGACACCGTGCGGGCCTCCGGCAGCGACGTCCGCCTCGTCTCACCGACGGCGGAGGCCGAGCCGCTGTTCGGCGTCAACGGCATGGACCTGTCCCTGCGCCCGGCCGCCGCCCGCGCGGGCTTCGAGCAGGGGCTGGACCTCGCGCCGGCTCTCACACCGTTCTGGAGCTGA
- the serB gene encoding phosphoserine phosphatase SerB, translating to MTPPEQHHRAADDPARFLVVLDADSTLIHDEVIELLAEEAGSRTEVADITERAMRGELDFEQSLRERVRTLAGLPVSVFEHVGERIRVTDGVPELIAGVHAAGGEVGVVSGGFHEILDPLGARLGLDHWRANRLAVTDGVLTGEVEGPVVDAAAKAQALLFWAAAAGVHLRQTIAIGDGANDLRMMAEAGLAVAFNAKPKVRAEADLVIDRQDLSQVLPLLGLRG from the coding sequence ATGACGCCTCCCGAGCAGCACCACCGGGCCGCCGATGATCCCGCCCGCTTCCTAGTCGTCCTCGACGCCGACTCGACCCTGATCCACGACGAGGTGATCGAGCTGCTCGCCGAGGAGGCCGGCTCGCGCACCGAGGTCGCCGACATCACCGAGCGCGCCATGCGCGGGGAGCTCGACTTCGAGCAGAGCCTGCGTGAGCGCGTCCGCACCCTGGCCGGCCTCCCCGTCTCCGTCTTCGAGCACGTCGGCGAGCGGATCCGCGTCACTGACGGCGTTCCCGAGCTGATCGCCGGCGTCCACGCCGCCGGCGGCGAGGTGGGCGTGGTCTCGGGAGGCTTCCACGAGATCCTCGACCCGCTGGGTGCGCGGCTCGGCCTCGACCACTGGCGCGCCAATCGGCTGGCCGTCACCGACGGCGTCCTGACCGGCGAGGTGGAGGGACCGGTCGTCGATGCCGCCGCGAAGGCTCAGGCCCTGCTGTTCTGGGCGGCCGCCGCCGGCGTGCACCTTCGGCAGACGATCGCCATCGGCGACGGCGCCAACGACCTTCGCATGATGGCTGAGGCGGGCCTCGCCGTCGCCTTCAATGCGAAGCCGAAGGTGCGGGCCGAGGCCGACCTGGTCATCGACCGGCAGGACCTGTCGCAGGTGCTGCCGCTCCTCGGGCTGAGAGGCTGA
- a CDS encoding recombinase family protein, which produces MATFVDNGRSGGKERANAQAAYDMVYSGAADVLAVYAYDRWSRQGIEKAADVIRLVRERQESGHPALFFAEREGIRSDRDDWEMQLAFAADIAKKERDRTRARQIAARDRMRREGRNPGYGTPPLGYRTGPHPTLSTGRGLLVIPEEAEIIREIADRLVRGESTVKIGYDLTERGFPRARSKYRKALLAGDDPTGLDRGAWEPPRIRDTWISDHLLGRVSFKGAPVLDVSTGLPLTPFEPILDLETILKIRERFSAKRGEQRLRRAARLLSGVAYCGICDEKSYPKVSRGVPYYQCSGVARGKKCPQPRIDAALVESMVSDLYLAVRGDAPEVRVVEHLSDPETVALLATVSEQISVETARWAALDGDEADAVLATIGDLKRRRSELQAIKPRRTIEVVETGRTFAAAWADADTDGRRAMLLDALDHVSVYPRSNTDRVVAHWYEGIDQPEGHSSGPDNPANRRAPRSVRVSEL; this is translated from the coding sequence GTGGCGACATTCGTGGACAACGGCCGCTCGGGCGGCAAGGAGCGCGCCAACGCTCAAGCTGCCTACGACATGGTATACAGCGGCGCCGCCGACGTCCTCGCTGTTTACGCATACGACCGATGGAGTCGTCAGGGCATCGAGAAAGCAGCCGACGTGATCCGGCTTGTCCGCGAGCGCCAGGAGTCTGGCCACCCGGCGCTATTCTTCGCAGAGCGGGAGGGCATCCGCTCTGACCGTGACGACTGGGAAATGCAACTGGCGTTCGCCGCCGACATCGCGAAGAAGGAACGCGACCGCACTCGTGCGCGCCAGATCGCAGCTCGCGACAGGATGCGCCGGGAGGGTCGCAACCCCGGCTATGGCACACCGCCGCTCGGCTACCGAACCGGCCCTCATCCGACGCTCTCGACTGGACGTGGCTTGCTCGTGATTCCCGAGGAAGCGGAGATTATCCGAGAGATTGCGGATCGCCTCGTCCGCGGCGAGTCTACGGTCAAAATCGGCTACGACTTGACGGAGCGAGGGTTCCCTCGAGCGCGGTCGAAATACCGCAAGGCACTACTAGCGGGTGACGATCCCACTGGCCTGGACAGGGGCGCTTGGGAGCCGCCCCGCATCCGAGACACATGGATTAGTGACCATCTCCTCGGGCGCGTCAGCTTCAAGGGCGCACCCGTTCTCGACGTATCAACTGGCCTCCCGCTCACTCCGTTCGAGCCCATCCTCGACCTCGAAACGATACTCAAGATACGAGAGCGCTTTTCAGCGAAGCGCGGCGAGCAACGCCTACGGCGCGCAGCTCGGCTACTTTCCGGGGTCGCCTACTGCGGTATCTGCGACGAAAAGTCCTACCCTAAGGTGTCACGTGGTGTTCCCTACTATCAGTGCTCTGGCGTCGCCCGCGGTAAGAAGTGCCCTCAACCACGGATCGACGCCGCGCTCGTCGAATCCATGGTGTCAGACCTGTACCTGGCGGTCCGCGGGGACGCACCGGAGGTTCGAGTGGTGGAACATCTGAGCGATCCTGAAACGGTCGCCCTGCTCGCGACGGTGTCCGAACAAATCTCAGTGGAGACGGCACGGTGGGCCGCGCTCGATGGCGATGAGGCAGATGCAGTCCTTGCGACCATCGGAGACCTCAAACGGCGCCGGAGCGAACTGCAAGCCATCAAGCCACGGCGGACCATTGAAGTCGTTGAGACCGGTCGGACCTTCGCGGCCGCGTGGGCAGACGCCGACACGGACGGACGACGAGCGATGTTGCTGGACGCTTTGGACCATGTGAGCGTCTACCCACGCTCGAACACCGACCGAGTAGTCGCCCACTGGTACGAGGGCATCGACCAGCCAGAAGGGCACTCCAGCGGCCCCGACAACCCCGCCAATCGTCGCGCGCCGCGTTCCGTTCGCGTCTCAGAGCTTTAG
- the fabG gene encoding 3-oxoacyl-ACP reductase FabG produces MTTPRTVLVTGGNRGIGYAIAEEFLAQGHRVAVTARSGEGPAGALTVRADVTDSASIDAAFAEVEEQLGPVEVVVANAGITKDTLLMRMSDEEFDSVVDTNLGGAFRVVKRASKGMLKARFGRIVLISSVVGLFGGAGQVNYSSSKAGLVGMARSITRELGARGITANVVAPGFIETDMTAELPEAQQAEYKKSIPAGRFASPSEVAKVVAWVAGDDAGYISGAVIPVDGGLGMGH; encoded by the coding sequence ATGACCACTCCGCGCACCGTGCTCGTGACCGGCGGAAACCGAGGCATCGGTTACGCGATCGCCGAGGAGTTCCTCGCTCAGGGGCACCGCGTCGCCGTGACGGCTCGGTCGGGCGAGGGCCCTGCGGGAGCGCTCACCGTGCGCGCCGACGTGACGGACAGCGCCTCCATCGATGCGGCGTTCGCGGAGGTCGAGGAGCAGCTCGGTCCCGTGGAGGTCGTGGTCGCGAACGCGGGGATCACGAAGGACACCCTCCTCATGCGCATGTCGGACGAGGAGTTCGACTCGGTCGTCGACACGAACCTGGGCGGGGCCTTCCGGGTCGTCAAGCGCGCCTCCAAGGGCATGCTGAAGGCCCGCTTCGGGCGGATCGTCCTCATCTCGAGCGTGGTCGGCCTGTTCGGCGGCGCGGGCCAGGTCAACTACTCCTCATCGAAGGCGGGCCTCGTCGGCATGGCCCGGTCGATCACCCGCGAGCTCGGCGCCCGCGGCATCACCGCGAACGTCGTGGCTCCCGGATTCATCGAGACGGACATGACAGCCGAGCTGCCGGAGGCGCAGCAGGCCGAGTACAAGAAGAGCATCCCGGCCGGGCGGTTCGCGTCGCCCTCCGAGGTGGCGAAGGTCGTCGCCTGGGTCGCGGGCGACGACGCCGGTTACATCTCGGGGGCGGTCATCCCGGTCGACGGCGGCCTCGGCATGGGGCACTGA
- a CDS encoding DUF3099 domain-containing protein, whose protein sequence is MKPSRPSITSLPLSPDEERKHRMIKYSVAMGVRVVCLFAAILAPGWWAAVPIIGAIFLPYFAVVIANVSVEPRQAEVQRPGNILPVAPPPGGGGDRPADE, encoded by the coding sequence ATGAAGCCTTCACGCCCTTCCATCACGAGCCTCCCGTTGTCCCCCGACGAGGAGCGCAAGCACCGGATGATCAAGTATTCGGTCGCCATGGGCGTGCGCGTCGTGTGCCTGTTCGCGGCCATCCTCGCACCGGGGTGGTGGGCCGCCGTGCCCATCATCGGAGCGATCTTCCTCCCGTACTTCGCCGTCGTCATCGCGAACGTCTCCGTGGAGCCGCGCCAAGCAGAAGTCCAGCGTCCAGGCAATATCCTTCCGGTAGCGCCTCCACCCGGAGGGGGCGGCGACCGGCCGGCGGACGAGTGA
- a CDS encoding P22 phage major capsid protein family protein: MATNTLLVPSEVASLAAELLAGDLGVAATVSTDVRADFADRVGSSIRVRVPGAVKAIDRGVGEVSPLTRQNIAEQYITVTLEHDRGSVVPISDADYTLNLKEYGVQVLSPQVSAIANSIERDVVAKLKAAPVDAGIAYDPAKPTDALAAIRTRLRSNGVPASTKLHLAVAPDVYGDLLAAGAFNDNATDGGLSVAKSFTVIESNRLEAGELIGYIRNSIALAVVAPEAPQGAPFSASQAVEGGAVRIVNAWDPSVGVDTSYVNTFVGVAAMPLPVVDEDAGSVTLVTNGGIVHVASA, from the coding sequence ATGGCTACCAACACCCTCCTCGTCCCCTCCGAGGTCGCCTCGCTCGCCGCCGAACTCCTGGCCGGTGACCTCGGCGTCGCTGCCACCGTCTCGACCGACGTGCGGGCAGATTTCGCCGACCGCGTGGGTTCTAGCATCCGCGTCCGCGTCCCGGGCGCCGTCAAGGCCATCGACCGCGGCGTCGGCGAGGTCTCGCCGCTCACCCGCCAGAACATCGCCGAGCAGTACATTACGGTCACCCTTGAGCACGACCGCGGCTCGGTCGTCCCGATCAGCGACGCCGACTACACGCTCAACCTCAAGGAGTACGGCGTCCAGGTGCTTTCGCCCCAGGTCTCGGCCATCGCCAACTCCATCGAGCGTGACGTCGTCGCCAAGCTCAAGGCAGCGCCCGTCGACGCGGGCATCGCCTACGACCCGGCCAAGCCGACCGACGCCCTCGCTGCGATCCGCACCCGCCTCCGCTCCAACGGCGTCCCCGCGTCCACCAAGCTTCACCTCGCGGTCGCGCCGGACGTGTATGGCGACCTCCTGGCCGCTGGCGCGTTCAACGACAACGCGACCGACGGCGGCCTCAGCGTCGCCAAGTCGTTCACCGTCATCGAGTCCAACCGTCTCGAGGCCGGCGAGCTGATCGGCTACATCCGCAACAGCATCGCTCTCGCCGTGGTCGCCCCCGAGGCACCGCAGGGCGCCCCGTTCTCGGCCTCGCAGGCCGTTGAGGGCGGGGCCGTCCGCATCGTCAACGCCTGGGACCCGAGCGTCGGCGTCGACACCTCGTACGTGAACACGTTCGTCGGCGTCGCGGCCATGCCGCTTCCGGTTGTCGACGAGGACGCCGGGAGCGTGACCCTCGTGACCAACGGGGGCATCGTGCACGTCGCCTCGGCGTAA
- a CDS encoding SURF1 family cytochrome oxidase biogenesis protein: MSDTAPEATASPGWRFAFSRRWLGYLAFAIVFAVACGFLSNWQLARSKEAAAANAVISANFSAKPVPLTQALPGLASYSAKQEWQRVSVTGTYERDHELLVRNRPFNGNPGFEVLTPLRTADGALFIVDRGWLPTGSRTDSPDSVPPAPSGKVTVIARLKASEPAIPGRTATGNQVGTIQLSVVKEKLGDADVYTGAYGLLDRQTPAPATAPTATVTSPPTQDEGLHWSYMIQWIIFALIGFFGLGYALVTEYRRRNSDDPAERARAAERERRRRARRTDADVEDELLDAAR; this comes from the coding sequence ATGAGCGACACCGCGCCCGAGGCGACGGCATCGCCCGGCTGGCGCTTCGCCTTCTCGCGCCGGTGGCTCGGCTATCTCGCGTTCGCGATCGTCTTCGCCGTCGCGTGCGGCTTCCTGTCGAATTGGCAGTTGGCCCGGAGCAAGGAGGCGGCCGCGGCCAATGCCGTCATCTCCGCGAACTTCTCCGCGAAGCCCGTTCCGCTCACCCAGGCACTGCCGGGTCTCGCCTCCTATTCCGCGAAGCAGGAGTGGCAGCGGGTGTCGGTGACGGGAACCTACGAGCGCGACCACGAGCTCCTCGTGCGCAATCGTCCGTTCAACGGCAACCCGGGCTTCGAGGTGCTGACGCCGCTCCGAACCGCCGACGGCGCCCTGTTCATCGTGGACCGCGGGTGGCTCCCCACCGGGAGCCGCACCGATTCTCCCGACTCCGTTCCCCCGGCCCCGAGCGGCAAGGTCACCGTCATCGCGCGGCTGAAGGCCAGTGAGCCGGCGATTCCCGGCAGAACCGCCACGGGCAATCAGGTGGGGACCATCCAGCTCTCGGTCGTCAAGGAGAAGCTCGGCGACGCGGACGTCTACACGGGCGCCTACGGCCTCCTGGACCGGCAGACGCCGGCGCCCGCGACGGCGCCGACCGCAACGGTCACCTCCCCGCCGACGCAGGACGAGGGCCTCCACTGGTCGTACATGATCCAGTGGATCATCTTCGCCCTCATCGGGTTCTTCGGACTCGGCTACGCCCTCGTCACCGAGTACCGCCGGCGCAACTCCGACGACCCCGCGGAGCGGGCGCGGGCGGCCGAGCGAGAGCGCCGGCGCCGGGCCCGCCGCACCGATGCGGACGTCGAGGACGAACTGCTCGACGCCGCCCGCTGA